From the bacterium genome, the window GGAAAAGGGTTGTCCACGAGCAGAACGTGCACTTCGCCCAGGGACAGTCGCGTCCAGCCATGGTGTAGGTGAATGGTTCGCGCTTGTAGAGTGGTTCGCCGTAGAGACGCCACTCTGTGAGCTCACGATCGACCGGAGGGAGTTCATTCAGGTCGTGGTCGAGCCGGAACTGTCCGGTATTCTTGACAGAGCCTCCGTCCCTGTACCAGATGCCCGGTTCGAGCGCAGCACCGGTCATGATATGGTCGACAACGGAAGCGAGCAGGAAATCGTAATCTCCACCGGTAATGGCAAAATCGCACCGGCATCGCTCCATGGTTTCGCCGGGCAGCGCGGTGATATGGTCGCCCATGAGCACCACCACGGTACCGGGGAGTTCCCGCTTGATACGGTCGGCGATATCCCAGTGAAGCTTCACCACAGGGGTTTTTGTCTCCATGGCGATGAGACCGGGTTTTTCGGCGAGAATATTCTCCCACCATCGCTGACTCGTCCAGCGCCGCGCGATGCCGTCATCCCATGCGACTTCGTGCCCTTTTTCTTTCAGGAGGGTCGCCGCCGACGCGGTGACCATGGGATAGATAAACGACGGGTTGTGAAACCACTGGAACTGCCTGTTCTGTCCCAGCATCGGGGTTCCCTTACCATCGAGAGGGGGATAGCTTACGAATATTTTCATCAGGTATATAACTCCATAGTAAATAAAAAGGAAGCGGAAGAATCGGATTCCGCAGTCTTTCCTCAGCGTCAGATTCCCGGATCCCGTCCCGTTCTCAGTCGTGCAACTCGCGGGAGAGGAGCCCGATCATGAACCAGAAACCATAGGTGATGTGTGTCAGGAATGTTCCCGTCAGCGCACCGAGCACACCCGCCGGATTAAAGGTTCTCATGAACGAACAACCGAGCGCGAGTGCCGCGTACAAAACCATGATCGCTATCCATGCCACGAAAATCGGCAGCGAAAACCACACAGAGGCCCAGCCGAGAAAGCAGAACAGGGTGAACAGGCTCGGAACGAAATAACCCGGTTTGAGCGATGTTTCCGGGAATTTTTTCACAAAAAATCCGCGGTGAAGCGCATAGCTTTTAACCTGCCTGAGATGCCCGGAAAAAATCTCGCGGCGGTGGTGATACACCCTGAGACCGGGATCATATACGATCCGCTTTCCGAGGTCGTGGATCAGCTTCAGGCAGAGGATGGTGTCCTCGCCGGGCCAATAGCCGGTATCGAAACCTCCCGCACTGATAAAGTCAGATTTACGGATGATGAGGCTCGATGTCGGATAATCGTCGACATCGCGTTTCCTACCGGGACGGTAACGGTAGGTATACCCGCCGCTCACGAGCGGGGACTCGTAAATCCAGCCCGATATCCGCCGTCTGAAATTATCCCCGGGCGGTGTCAATCCGGGACCTCCCACTGCGGCGACGGCCGGGTCATCGAAATGACGCACCGCCTTCGAGAGCCAGTCGCGCTCGGGATACGCATCATCGTCGATTATTGCAATGATCTCACCGGTTGATTCCTCCGCGCCGCGGTCACGTTTTTCCGCCGGACGCACCTTGCCGGTGGGGATAACCCGCACCGACTGATTGGGAGGAATCCATGGTTCATCGGGCAGCACGATAATCTCGAAATCGGGATAGTCAAGCTGCAAACAGTGCTCAACGCACTCGATCAGATAATCTCCCGGAACTCCGACAGCCACGATGATCGACACTTTCGGTACCACACCACCTCCTTATGACGACATGGTACTCAATGTAGTGTAAAAACAGGGTAAAATCAACTGATTTGGGTTGGAACGGGGAATGTAAGGCACATCGATTGATTTCCATCATCCGGATAAAAAATGCGGATATTGGGTGACATCTGAAAAAAAGTGATCGCGAATGCTTCAGATGGATAATCCTGTCACTGTTGAAGCTTTCATTCGTTTATCATGTATTAATGCTGATTCGATGATAAAACATGCCAACTGTTTTTTAAACATTGATTCCATAAAAAATTAGTATTAAACTAAGAGTATGGCGAGAAAAGTATCTTTTTCTTTGCCTCGATGATACAAAACAGTGATTCGTCTTCTTTTTCGGAAAAGTTTTCCCTCCGATTCAATATTAACACACAGAGTTATAATAATCTGAAAGGAATTCCCATGAACCGGACAATGCTGATGTTTCTCGGAGCAGCCCTGCTCTGTGCGGCATGCCCCCTGCATGCCGATGTCGTGCTTGAACCGTTCACCTATACCCAGAATTTCGAGGGAAGAACGCTCGGAGCCTGGGCGTCGTACCCGCTGTGGCAGGATACTGCCTATGATCCTAATTTCAGAGTAAACGAGATCGTTCCCGGCGACCCCAACCTTTCCATCGAGGAGCGTGTGACACCCTATACGAATGTCGATAACTACGGAGGGGCGGAGAAACTCCTCGATATGTATCTCACACCGGAATCAACGATAACGTTCAGGTATTACCTCAAGACCAACCTGCCCTCGGAGTTCTTCAAGGTCAGGCTCGCAGCCGGCAAGTTCGGGAAAGTGGACTTCACCATTCCCGATCCGCCGCTCAACCGATGGGTATGGCTCACAGTGGGTTACAACGATTTCGTCCGTGAGAACCCCTGCATAGCCGGGCATGATAAAATCAAGGTCAATGCGCTTGCAATGCTGATAAAAATACCTGATGCCGACCCCGACATGCTGTTCTATTTCTGCTTCGACGATATTACCTTCAAGGGCTCCCGTGCCATGGCATTCAAGTTCACCGAACCGGAGATGTTCAAGCTCTCCGAGTTCAAGCCCTATATACCGAAGAAACACTACTATAAAGGTGATACGTTCAATCTGTCGGGTGAATGGCCGCTTGGCGCCGATAAAGTGTCCCTCGCCGTCGTGTCATTTACCGACACAACCAATACCGTGTACACCGCCGATCTGAGCAAAAAAGGCGAGACCTGGTCGCTCAGGCCGCTGACGCTTTCGTTCCCCGAGGGGCTCTATCTCGGCAAGCTCAAAGCCTACAGCGGTAAAAATATGCTGTCCGATACCGAGTTCACTATCCACATCGCACCAAAGGGCATCGGCGGCAAACATCCCCGTCTTCTGTTCGACAGCGTAAAGAAACAGTGGATTCTCGACCGTCTGAAGACCGAGAAGTTTAAACAATATTACGATTCGATTCCTGAAAACGCCAAAAAACAGCGCCAGAGAATCCCCGTCGAAAGCCTCATATACGATCTCGACCAGTTCCCGGACGAGAACTGGCTGCCCACCTGGTCGGCATGGGGATCGCATATCTATAATACCGATTCGGCGTTCCTCTGGAATTCGCTCGCATATCAGTTCTGCGGCGACCGTGAAGCGGGAGAATATGCCAAGAACGTCCTCGTGCAGCTCTCGACATGGCCAGATTTCACCCACCCGTGGCAGACGAAGCGGGGACGGTTCAGCGAGCACCGTACCGGCTCGTGGTCGCACCGCGTGGCATTCGCATACGACTGCACCTACGACCTCATGACCGAGAGTGAACGGGCACAGGTTCGCCGGGCGCTCAAGGACTACCTCGTCAAGGGAGCGTTCAAGACGTATGTCGAGAACGACAATATCACCGCGAAAACATCGAACTGGCTCGCCATGATCACCGGTGGCTCGCTCACGCTCCAGGCCGCGATGTTCGGGGACGGCCCTGATGTGGAGTATCTCGAACCCTATTTCACCGGCACCATGATGAAGTATTACGCCTTTATCGAGCGGGTCACCGATTCGAAGGACGGCGCATGGGGCGAGGGCTTCGGATACAACAGTTACAGCTTCAACAACATGTCGTACAGCGTGCCGTCGGTCATGAACGTGTTCAATATCGATGTGGCAAAACCGCTTGACGGAACATACAAGGAATACATCTGGGCTGGGCCGGTCAAGGACAAAAAAACGTTCTATTACGGCGATTCGGGACCCAATCTCGACGCCGACAGCTGGGCATTCCTCCTCAACCGTTTCAAAGACCCCCTCCTCAGCTGGTTCTACCATTTCCTCGAGCCGGGCAACACTCTCTGGGATGCTGTCTATGAGATAGAGAATATCCCCCAGAAAAATCCGTCCGATGAAGATCCGGTGAAGGCGTTCAGGGAAGTGGGAACCACGGTTTTCAAGAGCGGCTGGGAGCCCGATGATTTCATATTCGTCATGCGCACCGGGGCTTTCTACAACCACCAGCATATCGACCAGGGATCGTTCTGGCTTGCCGACCGGGGGAGCACCTTCTTCGAGGAACGTCACAACAGCACCTACTACGACGATCCGCTCTACCAGCCATGGTATACCCAGCCGGTCGGTCACTCAACGATTCTCATCAATGGCAACCACCAGAGCCAGCGTGTGGGAGACCACCTCGTGTTTGCCGAGGGTTTTGACGATTACGCCTTCATTTACCAGTTTCTGAACGGACAGTTCGCCGCATTCAGCTCGGGCGATATCGG encodes:
- a CDS encoding glycosyltransferase, with translation MVPKVSIIVAVGVPGDYLIECVEHCLQLDYPDFEIIVLPDEPWIPPNQSVRVIPTGKVRPAEKRDRGAEESTGEIIAIIDDDAYPERDWLSKAVRHFDDPAVAAVGGPGLTPPGDNFRRRISGWIYESPLVSGGYTYRYRPGRKRDVDDYPTSSLIIRKSDFISAGGFDTGYWPGEDTILCLKLIHDLGKRIVYDPGLRVYHHRREIFSGHLRQVKSYALHRGFFVKKFPETSLKPGYFVPSLFTLFCFLGWASVWFSLPIFVAWIAIMVLYAALALGCSFMRTFNPAGVLGALTGTFLTHITYGFWFMIGLLSRELHD
- a CDS encoding heparinase II/III-family protein, producing the protein MNRTMLMFLGAALLCAACPLHADVVLEPFTYTQNFEGRTLGAWASYPLWQDTAYDPNFRVNEIVPGDPNLSIEERVTPYTNVDNYGGAEKLLDMYLTPESTITFRYYLKTNLPSEFFKVRLAAGKFGKVDFTIPDPPLNRWVWLTVGYNDFVRENPCIAGHDKIKVNALAMLIKIPDADPDMLFYFCFDDITFKGSRAMAFKFTEPEMFKLSEFKPYIPKKHYYKGDTFNLSGEWPLGADKVSLAVVSFTDTTNTVYTADLSKKGETWSLRPLTLSFPEGLYLGKLKAYSGKNMLSDTEFTIHIAPKGIGGKHPRLLFDSVKKQWILDRLKTEKFKQYYDSIPENAKKQRQRIPVESLIYDLDQFPDENWLPTWSAWGSHIYNTDSAFLWNSLAYQFCGDREAGEYAKNVLVQLSTWPDFTHPWQTKRGRFSEHRTGSWSHRVAFAYDCTYDLMTESERAQVRRALKDYLVKGAFKTYVENDNITAKTSNWLAMITGGSLTLQAAMFGDGPDVEYLEPYFTGTMMKYYAFIERVTDSKDGAWGEGFGYNSYSFNNMSYSVPSVMNVFNIDVAKPLDGTYKEYIWAGPVKDKKTFYYGDSGPNLDADSWAFLLNRFKDPLLSWFYHFLEPGNTLWDAVYEIENIPQKNPSDEDPVKAFREVGTTVFKSGWEPDDFIFVMRTGAFYNHQHIDQGSFWLADRGSTFFEERHNSTYYDDPLYQPWYTQPVGHSTILINGNHQSQRVGDHLVFAEGFDDYAFIYQFLNGQFAAFSSGDIGRLYWGKVKDLKRNVLYIKPRTLLMLDTVVPAERDADVTLLYQTAHLENITAGENTSTVSKDGNTLFIRHLNPDKVQAVAVETPHYLYTLQREKPLVKEGMLTVTARTDRVPLVMANMLTSTKGAQPDITSEKGDGFMKGTAEGTPFVFSTRPGMYYDTGEFQTDAAAVTWKGDTVFAALCTTLGKNGQLLLKSAEPITCEVSAAGVKYCLAKESAVLFGADAKPQTLTVNGTKVTTITYDSARKGVEVRLPAGEGMVSFK